Proteins encoded in a region of the Quercus lobata isolate SW786 chromosome 8, ValleyOak3.0 Primary Assembly, whole genome shotgun sequence genome:
- the LOC115958052 gene encoding putative receptor-like protein kinase At3g47110 produces MKLHQTNLFAFWPILLFSISLLCLLQPTMTAIPPTNETDRLALLKFKESITDTYMMLSSWNDSMHFCHWSGITCGGRHQRVTALDLQGYKLRGSISPYISNLTFLRIINLQNNSFYDKIPHEVGHLFRLQELYLNNNTLEGEVPSILSNCSNARIINFNWNELNGKIPVELGSLKKLETLALRANNLTGRIPQSFGNLSSIRNLSLPVNKLVGNIPYHIGHLKSLVRFSISANEISGTIPSSLYNISSLQIISISINQLSGTLPANIGLTLPNLKSLAFGINEFSGPIPISLCNASQLQILDLTLNNFSGLVPTNLGNLPDLRYIDLYSNCLGRSLYFLKSLTNCSRLDILDFSTNQFGGVLPIPVGNLSTQLTRLYFGNNEISGTIPVTLGNLVNLIALGLENNLFTGLIPTIFKKFQKIQKLTLNGNRLLAEIPTSIGSLTQLLELHLDGNRLEGSIPPSLGNCQNLQILSISQNNLSGFIPPQLIGLSSLPILLNLSHNSFSGKLPFEVGNLKNIYRLDISENNLSGEIPNSIGNCFSLEYLSLQGNSFDGSLPSSMAFLKGLKFLDVSRNNLSGSIPKGLEKLPYLKELNLSFNDIEGELPTEGVFKNASAISMIGNTKLCGGVPQLLLPPCPVKVIKPTKSLSFKLKIAIIVVVVCFLLFSFILFLHRRKKSKRNSSSLDSTIDLLPNVSYKMLY; encoded by the coding sequence ATGAAGCTTCACCAAACCAATTTATTTGCATTTTGGCCTATACTCCTCTTTTCTATAAGCCTACTATGCTTATTGCAACCTACCATGACTGCCATCCCTCCAACAAATGAAACTGATCGTTTGGCTTTGCTTAAATTCAAAGAATCAATCACTGACACATATATGATGTTGAGCTCATGGAATGATTCTATGCACTTCTGCCACTGGTCTGGAATCACATGTGGCGGACGACACCAAAGAGTCACGGCCTTGGACCTACAAGGGTATAAGTTACGAGGATCCATATCACCTTACATCAGCAACCTCACCTTCCTTAGGATCATCAATCTCCAAAACAACAGCTTCTATGACAAAATCCCACATGAAGTTGGTCATTTGTTCCGACTACAAGAGCTGTATCTTAACAATAACACATTGGAAGGTGAAGTACCATCCATCTTATCCAACTGCTCCAATGCTagaatcataaattttaattggaatGAACTTAATGGGAAAATTCCAGTAGAGTTAGGCTCTTTGAAGAAGCTTGAAACGCTTGCGCTTCGTGCAAACAATCTGACAGGAAGAATTCCACAATCTTTTGGTAATCTTTCATCAATTAGAAATTTATCTCTACCAGTTAACAAATTGGTGGGAAATATACCATATCACATTGGTCATCTAAAAAGCTTAGTCCGATTCAGCATTTCTGCCAATGAAATCTCAGGTACAATACCTTCCTCCCTTTATAATATATCATCTCTCCAAATAATCTCAATCTCAATAAACCAACTCAGCGGTACACTGCCAGCCAACATTGGCCTCACTCTCCCTAATCTCAAATCACTTGCATTTGGTATTAATGAATTCTCTGGGCCAATTCCTATTTCATTATGCAACGCATCTCAGCTTCAAATCCTTGATCTTACTTTAAACAATTTTTCGGGATTAGTTCCAACTAATTTGGGAAATTTGCCAGATCTTCGGTATATAGACTTATATAGCAATTGCCTAGGAAGGAGCCTGTATTTCTTAAAATCTTTGACCAATTGTAGTAGACtagatattttggatttcagTACAAACCAATTTGGAGGTGTTTTGCCAATACCTGTTGGTAACTTGTCAACCCAACTTACGAGATTATATTTTGGAAACAATGAAATTTCTGGAACTATTCCTGTAACATTAGGGAATCTTGTCAACTTAATTGCCTTAGGCTTGGAGAATAATCTTTTCACAGGCCTCATTCCCACTATTTTCaagaagtttcaaaaaattcaaaaattgacTTTAAATGGAAATAGATTGTTAGCAGAGATACCAACCTCCATAGGCAGCCTTACTCAGTTATTAGAACTCCATTTAGATGGAAACAGATTAGAAGGAAGCATACCTCCAAGTCTAGGTAATTGCCAAAATTTGCAAATCTTAAGCATTTCACAAAACAATCTTAGTGGATTCATCCCCCCGCAGCTTATTGGTCTATCTTCCCTTCCAATACTACTTAACCTGTCTCACAACTCATTTTCCGGCAAACTACCTTTTGAAGTGggcaatttgaaaaatatttaccGACTTGATATCTCTGAGAATAATTTGTCTGGGGAAATTCCTAACTCCATAGGAAACTGTTTCAGCTTGGAGTACCTTAGCTTGCAAGGTAATTCCTTTGACGGATCCTTACCATCATCTATGGCTTTCTTAAAAGGCCTCAAATTCCTTGATGTTTCAAGAAATAACCTATCAGGCTCAATTCCAAAAGGTTTAGAAAAGCTTCCTTATTTAAAAGAATTGAACCTCTCATTCAATGATATCGAGGGTGAGTTGCCAACAGAGGGAGTTTTCAAAAATGCAAGTGCTATATCAATGATCGGAAATACTAAACTTTGTGGTGGTGTTCCACAACTGTTGTTGCCTCCATGTCCTGTTAAAGTCATAAAACCTACAAAGTCCCTTTCATTCAAACTTAAAATTGCaatcattgttgttgttgtatgttTCCTTCTgttttcattcattctttttcttcatcggaggaaaaaatcaaaaaggaaTTCATCTTCTTTGGATTCAACAATAGACCTCTTGCCAAATGTTTCTTATAAAATGCTTTATTAG
- the LOC115957191 gene encoding probable LRR receptor-like serine/threonine-protein kinase At3g47570, with protein MTNGSLDIWLHPKIDREDQSGVLSLLQRLNIAIDVACALDYLHNHSVQPIIHCDLKPSNILLDNDMVAHVSDFGLARLLSTVTNSSQKLTSTIGIKGSIGNTAPEYGTGNEVSIEGDVYSFGVFLLEMFLGKRPTDEMFKDDLNLHSFVRMALPEQLVQIVDPALLVRGVEEMPAAAVAAREYYNENEIEADEETQAIVNHSQVEANVYKCLISVLEIGLACSIESQKERMKMEEVSKELHSIKNAFLGSRI; from the exons ATGACAAATGGGAGTCTAGATATCTGGCTTCATCCAAAGATAGATAGGGAAGATCAATCGGGGGTCCTGAGCCTTCTTCAAAGACTAAATATTGCAATTGATGTTGCTTGTGCATTAGATTATCTTCACAACCATTCTGTGCAACCAATCATTCATTGTGATTTGAAGCCAAGCAATATTCTTCTTGACAATGACATGGTGGCTCACGTAAGCGATTTTGGTTTAGCGAGACTCCTCTCAACTGTTACTAATTCTTCTCAAAAGTTAACTAGTACAATTGGGATAAAGGGGTCTATTGGCAATACTGCTCCGG AGTATGGCACGGGCAACGAGGTATCAATTGAGGGGGACGTATATAGCTTTGGAGTATTTCTACTGGAGATGTTTTTGGGAAAGAGACCAACTGATGAAATGTTTAAAGATGATCTCAATCTCCACAGTTTTGTTAGGATGGCATTGCCAGAACAACTTGTTCAAATTGTGGACCCAGCACTTCTTGTAAGAGGAGTTGAAGAAATGCCAGCAGCTGCAGTGGCAGCTAGAGAATATTATAATGAGAATGAAATTGAAGCAGATGAAGAAACTCAAGCTATTGTTAACCACAGCCAAGTGGAAGCTAATGTGTATAAGTGCTTAATCTCAGTCCTTGAAATTGGTCTTGCATGTTCCATAGAGTCACaaaaggaaagaatgaaaatggaGGAAGTTAGCAAGGAACTACATTCAATAAAGAATGCTTTTCTAGGTTCTAGGATTTGA